In Mycolicibacterium lutetiense, the following are encoded in one genomic region:
- a CDS encoding PPE family protein, producing the protein MVAYYGLTPEVNAFRLTMMGAGPAAHVPAAAGFETASVTHAQGAVQLANTAAATAATYSGMGSIAMMQAATTHSGWMSTAAIAAQRSAKCVESGMGLYGTAVASTIPFGTVVANRVRDATLQSTNILGVNTIPIAETEAEYGEFWGQNASAMTGYLSGVTSLVSALSVPLPMMPGMANPAEALAAGVSASGMSLGLQGASAALSQATQVGATGLSGASSMMGTGLSAATNGASTAAEHATQGSTAPGMLGAPPGSASPSRPGGAPASTDGTGFMQSAQAMMGPMMQAPQALAGAPQMLGQAGQLPSSMFGQASGLVSPMMSGLGGGGFGGGAPGLGASGLSSAGGWSGLGLANGGYAGGGAPVAASLSKPAGIGVGGSSAMAGPVGVPQKWWNAPGSPDSAATSMAGPRGGVTGTAGGAPMAPGMMGVPPGRSNGQRGHGEISEADQQVVTDDGAGEGVPVYTDDGGVVYVGGREV; encoded by the coding sequence GTGGTCGCTTACTATGGGCTGACGCCGGAGGTCAATGCGTTCCGGTTGACCATGATGGGGGCTGGTCCGGCAGCTCATGTGCCAGCGGCTGCTGGGTTTGAGACCGCCAGCGTGACCCACGCTCAGGGCGCGGTGCAGCTGGCCAACACTGCCGCAGCAACAGCCGCGACGTACTCGGGTATGGGCTCTATCGCAATGATGCAGGCCGCGACCACCCATAGCGGCTGGATGTCGACCGCGGCGATTGCGGCACAACGAAGCGCAAAATGTGTCGAATCCGGTATGGGGCTCTACGGAACCGCGGTAGCCAGCACCATTCCGTTCGGAACGGTGGTCGCCAATCGCGTGCGCGACGCAACGTTGCAGTCGACCAATATCCTCGGGGTCAACACCATTCCCATCGCCGAGACCGAAGCTGAGTACGGCGAGTTCTGGGGCCAGAACGCTAGCGCCATGACAGGGTACCTGTCGGGTGTGACCAGCCTGGTCAGCGCACTATCGGTGCCGCTTCCGATGATGCCGGGAATGGCGAATCCGGCCGAGGCGCTGGCAGCGGGTGTGTCCGCCTCGGGCATGTCTTTGGGACTGCAAGGCGCCTCAGCAGCGTTGTCGCAAGCAACGCAGGTCGGCGCGACTGGGCTCAGTGGCGCATCGTCGATGATGGGTACGGGCCTCAGTGCTGCCACGAACGGGGCGTCGACTGCGGCTGAACACGCAACACAGGGCTCGACCGCGCCGGGGATGCTGGGTGCGCCGCCCGGGTCGGCTTCCCCTTCCCGTCCCGGGGGCGCCCCAGCATCCACCGATGGCACCGGGTTCATGCAGTCAGCCCAGGCAATGATGGGGCCGATGATGCAGGCCCCGCAGGCGTTGGCGGGTGCTCCGCAAATGCTCGGCCAGGCCGGGCAGCTGCCGTCGTCAATGTTTGGGCAGGCCAGTGGGCTGGTGTCGCCGATGATGTCAGGACTGGGCGGCGGCGGTTTCGGCGGCGGGGCACCGGGATTGGGAGCTAGCGGGCTCAGCAGTGCTGGTGGGTGGTCGGGCCTGGGTCTGGCCAACGGAGGCTACGCCGGCGGCGGAGCCCCGGTCGCTGCATCGCTGAGCAAACCCGCAGGTATTGGGGTGGGAGGCTCCAGCGCCATGGCGGGACCTGTGGGAGTTCCGCAGAAGTGGTGGAATGCGCCCGGCTCGCCCGATTCGGCCGCGACATCGATGGCAGGGCCTCGGGGCGGCGTGACGGGCACAGCCGGCGGCGCGCCGATGGCACCCGGGATGATGGGGGTTCCGCCGGGCCGATCGAACGGACAACGCGGCCACGGTGAGATCAGTGAGGCCGATCAACAGGTCGTGACCGATGACGGCGCGGGCGAGGGTGTGCCGGTTTACACCGATGACGGTGGCGTCGTCTACGTCGGGGGGCGGGAGGTATGA